A genome region from Bombus terrestris chromosome 10, iyBomTerr1.2, whole genome shotgun sequence includes the following:
- the LOC125385816 gene encoding katanin p60 ATPase-containing subunit A-like 2, with translation MNGDLSLQGTTNKISYNLRKELIREARLPRKYRVCDNVDLEIILTEYENYYKMKFQKYPILCKKITEKEIKTREMTNANKVKETRSESVKGRNVQQKMTGDATDDINLAMTVTPIFANESDGASSEELFNVSMEQSTQSKISKRARKLYIDNPELRKIAEDISCEIILTKLNVYWDNIVGLEECKSAIKQAIVYLLKYLIFFKGPFSPWKGILLYGPPGTGKTMLAKAVATECQCTFFNITASSLVSKWRGDSEKYIRVLFELAYNYSPTIIFIDEIDWIGTNKGVNCTLSEPAKRFRSELLSRLDGLVSNENSNVVLLAATNCPWDIDAALQRRLEKKIYVSLPNEVTRLDMFKLYLSNQLLENMDIVNHIIKSTEKYSCADIKLLCKQAWLLEISPMWEKLEKKETSVTTLKYELKNYEIIAKLLKTMSPTVTDVDRYKAWNKYVCHKNIF, from the exons ATGAACGGTGATTTATCGCTGCAAGGTACCACAAATAAGATATCTTATAATTTGCGAAAAGAG ttaatccgggaagctcgtctacctcggaaatatcgagtctgcgacaacgtcgatttggaaattattcttacagaatatgaaaattattacaagatgaaattccaaaaatatcctatattgtgcaagaaaataactgaaaaggaaataaagacgagggaaatgacaaatgcgaacaaagt CAAAGAAACGAGAAGTGAGTCTGTGAAAGGGAGGAATGTACAACAGAAGATGACGGGTGACGCTACGGATGATATTAATCTCGCAATGACAGTGACACCAATTTTCGCCAATGAAAGCGATGGAGCTTCATCAGAAGAGCTATTTAACGTCTCAATGGAACAATCCACGCAATCAAAGATATCGAAACGGGCTCGGAAGCTTTATATAGACAATCCGGAATTGCGGAAGATTGCTGAAGACATTTCATGC GAAATCATACTGacaaaattaaatgtatattgggaCAACATTGTAGGCCTAGAGGAATGTAAATCTGCTATTAAGCAGGCCATTGTGTATCTCCTCAAGTACCTTATCTTTTTTAAAGGCCCATTTTCTCCCTGGAAAGGTATTCTGCTATACGGACCACCTGGTACAG GGAAGACGATGTTGGCGAAGGCAGTCGCAACAGAATGCCAATGCACCTTTTTTAACATAACGGCCAGCTCATTGGTGAGCAAATGGAGAGGCGATTCCGAGAAGTATATCCGT gttttatttgaacttgcCTATAATTATTcgcctacaattatttttatcgacgagattGACTGGATAGGCACAAATAAAGGAGTAAACTGTACATTGTCTGAACCTGCAAAGAGATTCAGATCAGAACTTCTTTCTAGATTGGATGGATTAGTATCTAACGAAAATTCTAATGTAGTTCTTTTGGCTGCAACTAATTGCCCTTG ggaCATTGATGCAGCTTTACAGAGACGcctcgaaaagaaaatatacgtatCATTACCAAATGAAGTTACTCGACTCGATATGTTCAAATTATACCTTAGCAACCAGTTATTAGAGAATATGGATATTGTAAACCACATAATAAaatctactgaaaaatattcttgcgcggatataaaattgctttgtaAGCAAGCATGGCTGCTAGAAATAAGTCCAATGTGGGAAAaacttgaaaaaaaagaaacatctgttacgactttgaaatatgaattaaagaattatgaaataatagcaaaattgttaaaaacaatgtcacctacAGTCACGGATGTGGATAGATATAAAGCGTGGAATAAATATGTATGCCATaagaacatattttaa